In Bacillus sp. FJAT-45037, the following are encoded in one genomic region:
- a CDS encoding beta-class carbonic anhydrase, translating into MAILDSILDYNKSFVATKKFEQYQTTKFPNKKLVILTCMDTRLVELLHHAMDLKNGDAKIIRNAGAVISHPFGSIMRSILVAVYELQADEVLVIGHHGCGMTGLQSESILAKAKERGLDVDVVETLEYAGIDVKGFLTGFEKVEDNVIHSVDTINNHPLFVRKIPVHGLVICPDTGKLDLVVNGYDHL; encoded by the coding sequence TTGGCTATTCTTGATTCTATCCTAGACTATAACAAATCGTTTGTGGCTACAAAGAAATTTGAGCAATATCAAACAACGAAGTTCCCTAATAAAAAACTTGTGATTTTGACTTGTATGGATACTCGTTTAGTTGAACTGCTTCATCACGCAATGGATTTAAAAAATGGCGATGCGAAAATTATCCGCAATGCTGGTGCCGTTATCTCTCATCCATTTGGAAGTATTATGCGTAGCATTTTAGTCGCTGTCTATGAGCTTCAAGCTGATGAAGTACTCGTTATTGGTCATCACGGTTGTGGCATGACTGGACTTCAATCAGAGTCCATCCTTGCAAAAGCGAAAGAGCGAGGACTAGATGTCGATGTTGTCGAAACGCTTGAATATGCGGGTATTGATGTGAAAGGATTTTTGACAGGCTTTGAAAAAGTAGAAGACAATGTGATTCATAGTGTCGATACCATTAATAATCATCCATTATTCGTCCGCAAAATCCCTGTTCACGGTTTAGTAATCTGTCCTGATACGGGAAAACTTGACCTTGTCGTTAACGGATATGATCACCTATAA
- a CDS encoding putative polysaccharide biosynthesis protein: MADQKLMRGTMVLTSATLISKILGFLYIVPFSALVGQTGLALYGYGYSQYVVILSLATLGVPLAISKFVSKYNALGDYETGHKLFKSGLILMSLTGILAFLILFLLAPFLAGRILPIETPGGNTQADVIFTIRMVSVALIIVPVMAVIRGYFQGFQSMGPTSVSQVIEQIVRITFILAAAFLIVGVGGGDIALAVGFATFGAFVGGLGGLGVLIFYWVKRRKAILKQVEESTVRHQLTLPQMYKELLIYALPLSFVGLAIPLVQIVDLYTVNPALKGTPFMEVSEAFFGVLNQSVHKIVLIPMALATALSITLVPTITKSFMSGDRDVLQRQITQTYQIILFISVPAAVGMAVLAYPVFASLFGFDDLSLGGMVLRYYGPMTLFFSLFAVTAAILQGMNRQKQAVLSLVVALLLKVGLNYLLLTWMGPVGAITGTYIAYTVAILINVWAIGYYAEFSYSSIAKRLMLILLFSTVMAVTVVLFMQLMQSFLPLSTRVNSFILMFVGAGVGAGVYGFLAYRSGLAEKVLGHRFRFVKRKKLNQEG, translated from the coding sequence ATGGCAGATCAAAAATTGATGCGGGGGACGATGGTGTTAACCTCTGCAACACTAATTTCTAAAATTCTAGGTTTTTTGTATATTGTCCCTTTCTCAGCTTTAGTTGGACAGACAGGCCTAGCATTATATGGGTATGGATACTCACAATACGTAGTCATTTTAAGTCTGGCTACTCTTGGCGTTCCTTTAGCGATTTCTAAATTTGTCTCGAAGTATAATGCGCTTGGTGATTATGAGACAGGACATAAGTTATTTAAATCAGGGCTTATTCTTATGTCATTGACAGGCATTTTAGCGTTTTTAATCTTATTTTTATTAGCCCCGTTCTTGGCTGGGAGAATCCTACCGATAGAAACTCCAGGTGGAAACACACAAGCTGATGTGATTTTTACCATTCGTATGGTGAGTGTCGCCTTGATTATTGTTCCTGTGATGGCGGTTATTCGTGGATACTTTCAAGGGTTTCAGTCAATGGGACCGACAAGTGTCTCCCAAGTTATTGAACAAATTGTTCGAATCACCTTCATTTTAGCTGCAGCTTTTCTTATTGTTGGTGTAGGTGGAGGAGACATAGCGCTAGCTGTTGGATTTGCGACGTTTGGTGCGTTTGTCGGAGGTCTTGGTGGCCTTGGTGTACTGATTTTCTATTGGGTTAAGCGTCGAAAAGCGATCTTAAAGCAAGTAGAAGAAAGTACAGTACGACATCAACTAACATTGCCACAAATGTATAAAGAACTACTTATTTATGCATTACCACTTTCATTTGTTGGCCTTGCGATTCCGCTCGTGCAAATTGTTGATTTATACACGGTGAACCCGGCTTTAAAAGGTACGCCATTTATGGAGGTATCAGAGGCATTTTTCGGGGTATTAAATCAATCTGTCCATAAGATTGTTTTAATTCCAATGGCGCTCGCAACTGCCTTGTCGATCACACTCGTTCCAACGATCACGAAGTCGTTTATGTCTGGTGATCGAGACGTTTTGCAACGTCAAATTACACAAACGTATCAGATTATATTATTTATCTCTGTACCAGCTGCTGTCGGGATGGCTGTCCTAGCTTATCCGGTCTTTGCCTCTTTATTTGGATTTGATGATCTATCTTTAGGCGGAATGGTTCTTCGTTATTATGGACCGATGACGTTATTCTTCTCCTTGTTTGCTGTTACAGCTGCGATTTTACAAGGGATGAATCGTCAGAAGCAGGCAGTTCTCTCATTAGTAGTCGCTTTGCTATTAAAAGTTGGATTAAATTATCTTTTATTAACGTGGATGGGGCCTGTTGGAGCCATTACTGGAACGTATATTGCTTATACAGTCGCCATTCTTATTAATGTTTGGGCGATTGGCTATTATGCTGAATTCAGTTATTCTTCAATTGCCAAACGCTTGATGCTGATTCTTCTATTCTCTACTGTGATGGCGGTAACGGTTGTTTTGTTTATGCAATTGATGCAATCGTTCCTCCCGTTATCTACACGAGTTAACAGCTTTATCTTAATGTTTGTTGGTGCTGGTGTGGGGGCAGGGGTGTATGGGTTCTTAGCTTATCGCTCAGGGCTTGCTGAAAAAGTACTCGGTCATAGGTTTCGCTTTGTGAAGCGGAAGAAACTGAATCAAGAGGGCTAA
- a CDS encoding class I SAM-dependent methyltransferase → MKLLGVLPFARFLLERSLEPADVAIDCTAGNGHDTLFLANLVGERGHVYSVDVQDEAIQQTHNRLIEAGLRDRVTLKKVGHEHVTDLISSYQHKKVKGAIFNLGYLPGGDKSIVTHASTTIQAVESLLAIMPKGGVIVLVIYHGHEEGALERDGVMNYVTSLDQKKVHVLNYSFINQANQPPFIVAIEKR, encoded by the coding sequence ATGAAGCTTTTAGGAGTGCTACCTTTTGCGAGGTTTCTATTAGAGAGAAGTCTTGAACCCGCTGATGTTGCAATCGATTGTACAGCTGGCAATGGACATGATACATTGTTTCTAGCTAATCTTGTAGGTGAACGTGGTCATGTCTACAGTGTCGATGTTCAAGACGAGGCGATTCAACAAACGCATAACCGCTTGATAGAGGCTGGTCTTCGTGACCGAGTAACTTTAAAGAAGGTTGGACATGAGCATGTGACAGACTTGATTTCATCCTATCAACATAAGAAAGTAAAGGGTGCAATCTTTAACTTGGGCTATTTACCAGGTGGGGATAAGTCGATCGTGACTCATGCTTCGACGACAATTCAAGCAGTTGAATCGTTGCTTGCGATTATGCCAAAAGGTGGAGTAATCGTATTAGTCATTTACCATGGCCACGAAGAAGGTGCTCTAGAACGTGATGGTGTGATGAACTATGTAACTTCCCTTGATCAAAAAAAAGTCCATGTATTAAATTATTCGTTTATCAATCAAGCGAATCAACCGCCATTTATTGTCGCGATCGAGAAACGCTAA
- the leuS gene encoding leucine--tRNA ligase: MSFSHVEIEKKWQKHWEENKTFRTTEDADKPKFYALDMFPFPSGAGLHVGHPEGYTATDILSRLKRMQGHNVLHPMGWDAFGLPAEQYALDTGNDPAEFTLKNIDTFRRQIKSLGFSYDWDREVNTIDPDYYKWTQWIFLKLYEKDLAYIDEVAVNWCPALGTVLANEEVIDGKSERGGHPVERRPMKQWMLKITAYADRLLEDLDELDWSESIKDMQRNWIGRSEGAEVTFKVDGHDEEKVDVFTTRPDTLFGATYMVLAPEHKLVDTITTAEQQEAVKQYRKEVALKSDLERTELSKEKTGVFTGAFAVNPVNGARIPIWIADYVLVSYGTGAIMAVPAHDERDYEFAKAFDLSIVEVVAGGDVEKEAYTGDGEHVNSDFLNGLEKEAAISNMIEWLEANYFGKKKVTYRLRDWLFSRQRYWGEPIPMIHWEDGTMTAVPENELPLTLPMMKEIKPSDTGESPLANNKEWLHVTDPKTGMKGRRETNTMPNWAGSCWYYLRYIDPNNSEALADPEKLKQWLPVDIYVGGAEHAVLHLLYARFWHKFLYDLGVVPTKEPFQKLYNQGMILGENNEKMSKSKGNVVNPDDIVESHGADTLRLYEMFMGPLDASIAWSANGLDGARRFLDRIWRLFIDESTNELNPAIQAVEGSEEFVRTYHQTVKKVTEDFEGLRFNVGISQMMVFINDAYKQETLPRELMEGFVKLLAPLAPHLAEELWEKFGHQETISYVAWPTYDEALLVENEVEVVVQLNGKVRAKLIIPADATREQMEEIAKNDDKVQEAIGDKTIRKVIAVPGKLVNIVVG, from the coding sequence ATGTCGTTTTCACATGTAGAGATTGAAAAGAAGTGGCAAAAGCATTGGGAAGAAAATAAAACATTCCGTACAACAGAGGATGCAGATAAGCCGAAATTTTATGCACTTGATATGTTTCCGTTCCCATCAGGAGCTGGATTGCATGTTGGTCATCCAGAAGGCTACACGGCAACAGATATCCTCTCACGTTTAAAACGTATGCAAGGTCATAACGTCCTTCACCCAATGGGATGGGATGCGTTTGGACTTCCGGCAGAACAATATGCTCTTGATACAGGAAATGACCCAGCAGAATTTACCCTTAAAAATATTGATACGTTCCGTCGTCAAATTAAATCACTAGGATTCTCCTATGATTGGGATCGTGAGGTTAATACGATTGATCCAGATTACTATAAATGGACGCAATGGATCTTCTTAAAACTCTATGAAAAGGACCTTGCTTATATCGATGAAGTAGCAGTGAACTGGTGTCCGGCTCTTGGAACGGTTCTTGCTAACGAGGAAGTCATTGACGGGAAAAGTGAGCGAGGAGGTCATCCTGTTGAACGCCGTCCGATGAAACAATGGATGCTTAAAATAACGGCTTACGCTGATCGTCTTTTAGAAGACTTAGATGAGTTAGATTGGTCTGAAAGTATTAAAGATATGCAACGTAACTGGATTGGTCGTTCTGAAGGAGCAGAAGTGACATTTAAAGTAGATGGTCATGACGAGGAAAAAGTCGATGTGTTCACGACGCGTCCTGATACTTTATTTGGCGCAACGTACATGGTGCTTGCTCCTGAGCATAAGCTTGTTGACACGATTACAACGGCAGAGCAACAAGAAGCCGTTAAACAATATCGCAAAGAAGTGGCTCTTAAGAGTGATCTAGAGCGCACGGAACTTTCTAAAGAAAAAACAGGTGTCTTTACTGGGGCCTTTGCCGTGAATCCCGTAAATGGTGCTCGTATTCCAATTTGGATTGCTGATTATGTTCTTGTTAGTTACGGAACAGGCGCGATTATGGCTGTTCCTGCACATGATGAGCGTGATTATGAATTTGCAAAAGCATTTGATCTATCGATTGTTGAAGTGGTTGCTGGTGGCGATGTGGAGAAAGAAGCGTACACAGGTGATGGAGAACATGTGAACTCTGATTTCTTAAATGGATTAGAAAAAGAAGCAGCAATCTCAAATATGATCGAATGGCTTGAAGCGAATTATTTCGGAAAGAAAAAAGTAACCTACCGTCTGCGTGACTGGTTATTTAGCCGCCAACGTTATTGGGGCGAACCCATTCCAATGATTCATTGGGAAGATGGCACGATGACAGCTGTTCCGGAGAATGAGCTGCCACTAACATTGCCTATGATGAAGGAAATTAAACCATCAGATACTGGAGAATCACCGCTTGCTAATAACAAAGAATGGCTTCATGTAACAGATCCTAAAACTGGGATGAAAGGCCGCCGTGAAACAAATACGATGCCAAACTGGGCAGGTAGTTGTTGGTATTACCTACGTTACATTGACCCAAACAACAGCGAGGCACTAGCTGACCCAGAAAAACTAAAGCAATGGCTGCCGGTTGATATTTATGTAGGGGGAGCAGAGCATGCGGTTCTTCACTTACTTTACGCACGATTCTGGCATAAGTTCCTTTACGACTTAGGTGTGGTACCAACAAAAGAGCCTTTCCAAAAGCTATACAACCAAGGCATGATCCTAGGTGAAAACAACGAGAAGATGAGTAAGTCAAAAGGAAATGTTGTAAACCCAGATGACATCGTTGAAAGCCATGGTGCTGATACATTACGTTTATACGAAATGTTTATGGGACCACTTGATGCATCGATTGCGTGGTCAGCAAACGGATTAGATGGAGCCCGTCGATTCCTCGATCGTATTTGGCGTTTATTTATCGATGAGTCGACAAATGAACTGAACCCAGCAATCCAAGCAGTGGAGGGGTCAGAAGAGTTTGTCCGCACGTATCATCAAACAGTAAAGAAAGTAACAGAAGACTTTGAAGGACTTCGTTTCAATGTAGGAATCTCACAAATGATGGTCTTTATCAACGATGCCTACAAGCAAGAGACACTTCCACGTGAACTAATGGAAGGTTTCGTTAAGTTATTGGCACCACTTGCTCCTCATCTCGCTGAAGAGTTATGGGAGAAGTTCGGTCATCAAGAAACGATTTCTTATGTAGCATGGCCAACGTATGACGAAGCTCTACTTGTGGAAAATGAAGTAGAAGTCGTTGTACAACTTAACGGCAAAGTTCGCGCAAAACTTATCATTCCAGCAGATGCAACTCGCGAACAAATGGAAGAGATTGCAAAGAATGATGACAAAGTCCAAGAAGCAATTGGCGATAAAACTATACGTAAAGTCATTGCTGTACCAGGGAAGTTAGTTAATATTGTTGTAGGGTAA
- a CDS encoding NAD(P)/FAD-dependent oxidoreductase — MNKSVIVIGGGPAGLMASIAAAEHGASVTLLDKGDKLGRKLAISGGGRCNVTNRMELQDLIAHIPGNGRFMHSPFSVFNNEDIISFFEGLGIELKEEDRGRMFPVNDKATTVVATLLNRIRALNVKIRTNTAVETIEFEDQKVHAVLLRDGQRLVTDAVIVATGGKSVPHTGSTGDAYPWAEKAGHTITELYPTEVPITSTERFIKQKQLQGLSLRDIHLSVINPKGKIIKTHEGDMIFTHFGISGPAALRCSQYVVKALKKFKTRTIKMQIDLFPTQHTEVIFQDLIKRVKEEPKKALKNLLKGLVPERFLLFMFDQLELESSQAANTFSHDKLKEIASFCKSFSFQVDGTLSIDKAFVTGGGVSVKEVAPKTMESKKKEGLFFCGEVLDIHGYTGGYNITCAFSTGYTAGKAAGELVNKSILEK; from the coding sequence ATGAATAAATCAGTCATTGTCATTGGAGGTGGCCCTGCTGGATTGATGGCTTCGATTGCCGCAGCCGAGCACGGTGCTTCTGTTACATTACTTGATAAAGGTGACAAACTTGGACGAAAATTAGCGATCTCTGGTGGGGGACGCTGCAATGTCACAAATCGTATGGAGCTTCAAGATTTAATCGCTCATATTCCTGGTAACGGACGTTTTATGCATAGTCCATTCTCTGTCTTTAATAATGAAGATATCATTTCTTTCTTTGAAGGCTTAGGAATTGAACTGAAGGAAGAAGACCGAGGACGAATGTTTCCTGTCAATGATAAGGCGACAACAGTCGTCGCGACTCTTCTCAATCGAATTCGGGCATTAAATGTCAAGATACGCACGAATACAGCTGTGGAAACGATTGAGTTTGAAGATCAGAAAGTCCATGCTGTCTTGTTAAGAGATGGTCAGCGTTTAGTAACGGATGCTGTGATTGTTGCAACAGGAGGCAAGTCGGTTCCTCACACAGGGAGTACAGGTGATGCCTATCCTTGGGCAGAAAAAGCAGGACATACCATTACTGAGCTTTACCCGACTGAGGTGCCGATCACTTCTACGGAACGATTTATTAAACAAAAACAACTGCAAGGACTCTCGTTAAGGGACATTCATCTTTCTGTTATCAACCCTAAAGGCAAAATCATCAAAACACATGAGGGTGATATGATCTTTACCCATTTCGGAATCTCAGGTCCTGCCGCACTTCGTTGCAGTCAGTATGTGGTTAAGGCGCTGAAAAAATTTAAAACAAGGACCATTAAAATGCAAATTGATTTATTCCCTACGCAACACACTGAAGTTATTTTTCAAGATTTGATCAAGCGTGTGAAAGAAGAACCGAAAAAAGCTCTGAAAAATTTATTAAAGGGCCTTGTTCCAGAACGTTTCTTATTGTTTATGTTTGATCAATTAGAGTTAGAGAGTTCACAAGCAGCCAATACATTTTCACATGACAAACTAAAAGAGATTGCTTCTTTTTGTAAAAGCTTCTCCTTCCAAGTAGATGGAACTCTTTCCATCGATAAAGCCTTCGTCACTGGAGGCGGTGTTTCTGTTAAGGAAGTCGCGCCAAAAACTATGGAATCAAAAAAGAAAGAAGGCTTGTTTTTCTGTGGAGAAGTTTTAGATATTCACGGATATACAGGAGGATATAATATCACTTGTGCCTTTTCCACAGGCTATACAGCAGGAAAAGCAGCGGGTGAACTTGTGAATAAGTCCATCCTAGAAAAATAA
- a CDS encoding VOC family protein: protein MIIGLHHAQITIPQGKEEAGRDFYCRVLSLEEVEKPNALKGRGGFWLRVGNFEVHVGTEEGFDRFVTKAHLAYEVEDINYWREVLEHEGIDLVDSVPIPGHERFEFRDPFGNRVEMIARA, encoded by the coding sequence ATGATTATTGGTCTGCATCACGCACAGATCACAATTCCACAGGGGAAAGAAGAGGCCGGGAGAGACTTTTATTGCCGAGTGTTAAGTCTTGAAGAGGTAGAGAAGCCAAATGCTTTAAAAGGACGTGGGGGTTTTTGGTTACGAGTAGGAAACTTTGAAGTTCATGTAGGGACCGAGGAAGGGTTTGACCGCTTCGTAACAAAGGCCCATTTGGCTTATGAAGTAGAAGACATCAATTATTGGAGAGAAGTGCTAGAGCACGAGGGGATTGATCTAGTAGATTCTGTTCCCATTCCAGGGCATGAACGTTTTGAATTTAGAGATCCTTTTGGGAATCGAGTTGAAATGATTGCACGGGCTTAA
- a CDS encoding M20 family metallo-hydrolase, with protein sequence MKTSFSLSSLTVNHDRLQTRLECLAEIGKIGETGVCRLTLSKEDKQAVLQVKRWMEDAGLDTRIDDFGNLIGQWVGEDDSLPILVLGSHIDSQPYGGQFDGTVGVLGALEVIQTMKDKGLKPKRTIEVIAFSDEEGCRFDKGLFGVRGILNQLEEGELERVDKDGISRKDALIEFGCNPGEFEESVYPTGRIGEFIEMHIEQGPILDRAGLPVGIVTGISGPLWLTVELQGFAGHAGSVPMSYRQDALVAAAEITLTLHELASLDPEAPTVATVGKMEVFPNSRNIIPERVRFTIDLRDIDLGRRRDIEAVLYPAIDQICEKHQVTSTIRVDTESEPRYCAESIMNDMRSAANDIYGEAIPELMSGPFHDAIAMSTVCDYGMIFVRCKDGISHNPKESAEFDDISQGTELLYRTVVRRVVE encoded by the coding sequence ATGAAGACATCTTTTTCCTTGTCTAGTTTAACCGTTAACCATGATAGATTACAGACAAGACTGGAATGCTTAGCGGAGATTGGAAAGATTGGTGAGACGGGAGTATGTCGCCTTACATTATCAAAAGAGGATAAGCAAGCTGTCTTACAAGTGAAAAGATGGATGGAAGATGCAGGATTGGATACGAGAATTGATGATTTTGGTAATCTGATTGGACAATGGGTAGGTGAGGACGATTCTTTGCCGATTTTAGTACTCGGCTCTCATATCGACAGCCAGCCATATGGAGGGCAGTTTGATGGAACAGTCGGTGTACTAGGTGCACTTGAAGTAATTCAGACGATGAAGGATAAAGGATTAAAGCCGAAACGAACAATCGAAGTGATTGCCTTTTCTGATGAGGAGGGTTGTCGATTTGATAAAGGATTGTTTGGTGTACGAGGAATCTTAAATCAACTCGAAGAAGGTGAGCTTGAACGAGTCGATAAAGACGGAATTTCACGGAAGGATGCATTGATTGAATTTGGATGTAATCCTGGCGAGTTTGAAGAATCTGTTTACCCGACAGGACGCATCGGAGAATTTATTGAAATGCATATCGAACAGGGGCCTATTTTAGATCGTGCCGGATTGCCTGTTGGCATTGTGACGGGTATCTCAGGACCGCTTTGGTTAACGGTTGAACTTCAAGGGTTTGCTGGTCACGCTGGGTCCGTACCTATGTCGTACAGACAAGATGCGCTTGTTGCTGCAGCAGAAATTACGCTGACCTTACATGAGCTTGCCTCTCTAGATCCAGAAGCGCCAACTGTTGCAACTGTTGGAAAGATGGAAGTTTTCCCAAATTCGAGAAACATCATTCCAGAAAGAGTGCGTTTTACAATCGATCTTCGTGACATTGACCTTGGGCGAAGAAGAGATATAGAGGCTGTTCTTTATCCAGCGATTGATCAAATCTGCGAGAAGCATCAGGTGACAAGCACCATCCGTGTAGACACAGAAAGTGAACCGAGATATTGTGCGGAATCCATTATGAACGATATGCGAAGCGCTGCTAATGATATTTACGGAGAAGCAATTCCTGAATTGATGAGCGGACCGTTTCATGATGCGATCGCGATGTCGACAGTGTGTGACTATGGAATGATCTTTGTACGTTGTAAAGATGGAATCAGTCATAATCCAAAAGAAAGTGCAGAATTTGATGACATTTCACAAGGGACGGAGCTATTGTATCGAACTGTAGTGAGAAGAGTCGTGGAGTAA
- a CDS encoding MDR family MFS transporter, protein MPKSLWLLIVAMVINVTGASFLWPLNAIIIHQELGKSLTAAGFVLMLNAGAGVIGNLIGGRLFDKIGAYRTIVIAIIITTCSATVLAFFHSYYFYMFLLMGLGFGSGMMFPAMYALAGSLWPEGGRKPFNAMYVAQNVGVAIGTALVGVVASIQLTYVFIANAVMYAILLAFVVVAFRKMQAESYRATSMNVFEQKTPLRMNYRVHSLMLLSVAFFICWVAYTQWQANVSVHTQSLGIPLQHYSLFWTINGLMIVLAQPVVSWLIKRGNLSLKGQMITGVLIFMVSYAILSQATIFTGFLVAMIILTFGEMFVWPAVPTIANHLAPKGKEGYYQGIINSVATGGKMIGPLLGGFLVDMYSMTVLIYVLLGLFMIAVVFLSKYDAPLKRVQRDREEKEMKMST, encoded by the coding sequence GTGCCAAAGTCTTTATGGCTGCTCATTGTGGCAATGGTTATCAATGTCACAGGGGCATCTTTTTTATGGCCTTTAAATGCGATCATCATTCATCAAGAATTAGGAAAATCATTAACTGCAGCGGGATTTGTGCTCATGTTAAATGCAGGTGCGGGTGTGATTGGAAACTTAATCGGTGGTCGTCTTTTTGATAAAATTGGGGCGTATCGGACGATTGTGATCGCTATTATTATTACAACATGTAGTGCAACGGTTCTAGCTTTCTTCCATAGTTATTATTTCTATATGTTTTTATTAATGGGTCTTGGTTTTGGTTCAGGAATGATGTTTCCTGCGATGTATGCATTAGCGGGCAGTTTATGGCCAGAAGGAGGCAGAAAACCCTTTAATGCGATGTATGTTGCTCAAAATGTTGGAGTTGCGATTGGAACGGCGTTGGTTGGGGTCGTTGCATCCATTCAGCTGACTTACGTCTTTATCGCCAATGCGGTGATGTATGCGATCTTACTTGCTTTTGTCGTCGTTGCATTCAGAAAGATGCAAGCAGAAAGTTACCGAGCGACTTCTATGAATGTCTTTGAACAGAAAACACCGCTACGGATGAATTACCGAGTGCATTCACTAATGCTGCTTTCTGTAGCCTTTTTTATCTGTTGGGTTGCCTATACTCAGTGGCAAGCCAATGTTTCTGTTCATACTCAGTCACTCGGCATTCCACTGCAACATTATAGTTTATTTTGGACGATTAATGGACTGATGATTGTTCTTGCTCAGCCGGTTGTGTCGTGGCTCATTAAGAGAGGGAATCTATCTTTAAAAGGGCAAATGATCACAGGTGTTTTGATCTTCATGGTGTCCTATGCTATCCTTTCTCAAGCAACGATTTTTACAGGATTTCTCGTCGCAATGATTATTCTCACATTTGGAGAAATGTTTGTCTGGCCAGCTGTTCCGACTATAGCAAATCATTTAGCTCCTAAAGGAAAAGAAGGATATTATCAGGGGATTATAAATAGTGTCGCCACAGGTGGGAAAATGATCGGGCCACTACTTGGCGGATTTTTAGTGGATATGTATTCGATGACCGTTCTTATCTATGTACTATTAGGCTTATTTATGATAGCAGTTGTGTTCCTAAGTAAATATGATGCTCCGTTAAAACGGGTTCAACGAGATCGCGAAGAAAAAGAGATGAAAATGTCGACGTAA
- a CDS encoding TIGR01212 family radical SAM protein (This family includes YhcC from E. coli K-12, an uncharacterized radical SAM protein.): MINHSTAPVPLHFGDKRYYSWNYHLRQQFGEKIFKVPLDAGFDCPNRDGQVAHGGCTFCSERGSGDFAGDRTQDLVTQFETIKEKMHKKWKSGKYIGYFQAYTNTYAPVKTLRDYFEVILDQDGVVGLSIATRPDCLPDDVVEYLAELNKRTYLWVELGLQTVHERTAQLINRAHDYQCYVDGVNKLRKHGIRVCAHIINGLPLEDSKMMMETAREVAKLDVQGIKIHSLHLLKKTAMVKQYEKGLLDFMSLEDYVKLVVDQLELLPPSMVIHRLTGDGPADLMIGPMWSMQKWTVLNAIEAELKRRDSWQGKSYQVEAKE, from the coding sequence ATGATTAATCATTCAACCGCACCCGTCCCTTTACATTTTGGAGATAAGCGATATTACTCATGGAACTACCACTTACGCCAGCAATTTGGCGAGAAGATATTTAAAGTTCCTCTTGATGCAGGCTTTGACTGTCCAAATCGTGATGGTCAAGTCGCTCATGGCGGATGTACCTTTTGTAGTGAAAGGGGCTCGGGCGACTTTGCAGGAGATCGAACGCAAGACCTCGTCACTCAATTTGAGACGATCAAAGAGAAGATGCATAAAAAATGGAAAAGTGGCAAATATATCGGTTATTTTCAAGCGTATACAAATACATACGCTCCTGTAAAGACGTTACGAGATTACTTCGAAGTCATTTTAGACCAAGATGGTGTCGTCGGATTGTCGATCGCCACTCGTCCTGATTGCTTACCTGATGATGTCGTTGAGTACTTAGCCGAACTGAACAAACGAACCTATTTGTGGGTAGAATTAGGGTTACAAACCGTACATGAACGGACTGCCCAATTAATTAATCGTGCTCACGACTACCAATGCTACGTCGACGGAGTAAATAAATTACGAAAACATGGCATTCGAGTGTGCGCTCACATCATTAACGGTCTCCCTCTTGAAGACAGTAAAATGATGATGGAAACCGCACGAGAAGTGGCCAAACTTGATGTACAAGGCATCAAAATCCACTCCCTTCATTTGTTGAAAAAGACCGCAATGGTCAAGCAATATGAAAAAGGACTGCTCGACTTTATGAGCTTAGAAGACTATGTGAAATTGGTCGTTGATCAGCTAGAACTCCTACCCCCATCAATGGTCATCCATCGATTAACAGGCGATGGACCTGCGGACTTAATGATCGGCCCTATGTGGAGCATGCAGAAGTGGACTGTGTTAAACGCCATAGAAGCAGAATTAAAAAGACGAGACAGTTGGCAAGGGAAGTCTTATCAGGTGGAGGCGAAGGAATAA